A region of the Methylomagnum ishizawai genome:
GGGCCGGGGCTAGTCCGGACGGGGATGGGTAGGCGGATAAGGCATGGGATCGCACACCATGCCTTCCCGCGCCTGGAAACAGGATTGGAACAGGCCGGCAAAAAACCCCTCCCCTTTCTGCAAATAGCCCTGATACCAACCCATCCAATGGCTGCCGCCCACTTCTTGCTTACCTAGCGCCTCGGCGGCCAGGATCGCCTTGCCGCCATTGATGGTTTTCTTCCGCAAATGCTCGGCGGACCGGATTCGGAACTCCCGATAATGCCCGCCCAAACCATAACCGCTCAAATAAGCCACCGCCCCGCCCCCCGCCACGGAGAGACTATGGTTGCCCTGGGAGATGATATATTTAGGGTCGGCCCTGAGCGCCACCTTGGCGGATACCGGATTGACCGGGGTGCGATATCCCATCCAGTCGAACAATGGGGTCCCTTCCACCGCCGGCTCCCCCCGGACCGGCATATAGAAACTCTTGGGGAAAACCACGGCATCGACCGCCTCGGGCACGCCGGCCAGCATGGCCTCCAAAGGCCGTTCCAGGCAGAGGAACTCATCGGCGTCCACCGGAAATACCCAGCGCAATTCCGGCCAGACCGCGCAGGCCAAGCGGAAGGCCCCGGTGGTGAATTCCGATTGCAAATGCGCGACCACCGGGTCTTCGATGATAATCACCACCGCATCGGCGAACCGCTGTTTGAATGCCTCGACCGCCGCCCGGCTGCCATCGGTGGAGCCATTATCGATCAGCACGAATTTCCGAAATCCCAACGCATAATGCCAATCCAGGTTCAAGCCGATGATATCCTCTTCGTCCTTGATCATGGATACCCAAGCGATATAGGGGATCGGTTCCGCCGTGAATAGAAGCTCGTGCTTCCGTTGCAAATCCCTGCCGCGCAAATCGACCTGTAGGGTGCGGTACCAATCCAGGCGGTTGGCGTCCTCCTGCTTGAGTATCAGGGGACTGGTGCCCAGTTCGTATCGGCGTTCCCGGTCGAAATAGGCATGGAGGGCCAACCCTTCGCGGACGGCGATGGCAGGGGGCCAAGCCCATTCCTGGTAGAAAAAACCATGTTTTCCATTCCCGATCTTGGTCTTGCGCAAATCCTCGCGGAATATATCGGCATCGGCCTTGCCCAAAAGATGGGCACCGACATAGAGATATACCGGCACCGGCTTATCGAGTTCTTCCGGGTCCATCGCCCAGCCGCAGATTTTACCGTCGAGGGAAATACCATCCAGCCGTCCCGCCAAGCGCCGATAGCGCAAATCGCGGGCATTGCCCAGCAAGGCATCGATAGCGGCCTGATCCAAGCAAGCCGGGCTATTTTCCAACTCGCGGGTTCCTTGTTCATCGAAATAGGCATGGACCTTATCGCCGGGCCGCCACTGGGCCAATACTTTAAGCGGGGGAATCCAGCCAAAACCCAGGGCTTGCCGGGACCGGCCAGCGCTTTCTATATCGGGCCGGGGATGGACCGCCGAAACGCTTGCCAGCAAGCGTTGCCCGGCGTAGAGATAGATCGTCTTTTGTGCCTTGGCATCCCCAGAGCCCTCCACCCAACCATAAATCACCCCTTGGGAATGTATCCCCTCGAATACCCCTTTTTCCAACACAACCCCCTATTATGGTGACGATTATACAACCGGCCAGCGATAGGCCCACCGACTACTTCATCGAAGCCTGGGCCAAACCTCCGCCGCCGGGTTTTCATTTATAACAACAGCCGGGATAATCTATCATATCCCGGCCCACCGGGTTTTTCCTTCCCCATTGCCGACCACCGCCCATGCGCCTCCTCATCATCGAAGACGAAACCGAACTCCGCACCCAACTCCGCTCGGGGCTGCAAGCCCAGGGCTACGCCGTGGACGCCGCCGCCGACGGCCAGGAGGGCCATTATCTCGGCACCGAATACCCCTTCGATCTCGCCATCGTCGATCTGGGCCTGCCGATCTTGCCGGGGATCGAAGTGGTCCGGCGCTGGCGGGCGCGGGGCATCGCCTTTCCGGTCCTGATCCTCACCGCCCAGGGCCGTTGGCAAGACAAGGTCGAGGGCTTGAACGCCGGGGCCGACGATTATCTGGTCAAGCCGTTCCAGTTCGAGGAACTCCTGGCGCGGATCAAGGCGCTGCTGCGGCGGGCGGCGGGCGTGGCCCAGTCCAGCCTGCGCTGCGGTCCCGTCGCGCTGGATTTGGCGAGCCAGCGGGTCGAATCCGAAGGCCACCCGGTCGAACTCACCGCCCAGGAATACAAGCTGCTGGAATATCTGATGCTCCATACCGGCGAAGTGGTGTCCAAGACCACCCTGACCGAACATCTCTACGACCAGGATTTCGATCTCGATAGCAATGTGATCGAAGTGTTCGTGGCCCGGCTGCGCAAGAAGCTCGACCCCGACAACCGCCTCAAGCCCATCGAAACCCTCAGGGGCCGGGGCTACCGCTTCACCTTGGCCCGCGGCTGATGGGCTATTCGCTGCAAGCGCGGGCCTTGCTGTTCGCCAGCCTGGCCCTGGCGGCGTTCCTGGGACTCACGGGCTTGGTGCTGGACGAAGCCTTCGGCGACAGCGCCGAGGCGGTCATGCGCGACCGGCTGCGCGGCTATGGCGAACCGCTCAAGGCCAGCATCGAAAAAGACCACCTCGACGCCCTCAAAACCCTGCCGCAAACCCTCAACGACCGCTTCGTCCAGCCCGGTTCCGGCCTGTACGCCACCCTGGTGCGGCAAACCGACCAGAAGCGCGA
Encoded here:
- a CDS encoding glycosyltransferase family 2 protein, whose translation is MEKGVFEGIHSQGVIYGWVEGSGDAKAQKTIYLYAGQRLLASVSAVHPRPDIESAGRSRQALGFGWIPPLKVLAQWRPGDKVHAYFDEQGTRELENSPACLDQAAIDALLGNARDLRYRRLAGRLDGISLDGKICGWAMDPEELDKPVPVYLYVGAHLLGKADADIFREDLRKTKIGNGKHGFFYQEWAWPPAIAVREGLALHAYFDRERRYELGTSPLILKQEDANRLDWYRTLQVDLRGRDLQRKHELLFTAEPIPYIAWVSMIKDEEDIIGLNLDWHYALGFRKFVLIDNGSTDGSRAAVEAFKQRFADAVVIIIEDPVVAHLQSEFTTGAFRLACAVWPELRWVFPVDADEFLCLERPLEAMLAGVPEAVDAVVFPKSFYMPVRGEPAVEGTPLFDWMGYRTPVNPVSAKVALRADPKYIISQGNHSLSVAGGGAVAYLSGYGLGGHYREFRIRSAEHLRKKTINGGKAILAAEALGKQEVGGSHWMGWYQGYLQKGEGFFAGLFQSCFQAREGMVCDPMPYPPTHPRPD
- a CDS encoding response regulator transcription factor codes for the protein MRLLIIEDETELRTQLRSGLQAQGYAVDAAADGQEGHYLGTEYPFDLAIVDLGLPILPGIEVVRRWRARGIAFPVLILTAQGRWQDKVEGLNAGADDYLVKPFQFEELLARIKALLRRAAGVAQSSLRCGPVALDLASQRVESEGHPVELTAQEYKLLEYLMLHTGEVVSKTTLTEHLYDQDFDLDSNVIEVFVARLRKKLDPDNRLKPIETLRGRGYRFTLARG